One stretch of Odocoileus virginianus isolate 20LAN1187 ecotype Illinois chromosome 26, Ovbor_1.2, whole genome shotgun sequence DNA includes these proteins:
- the KCTD6 gene encoding BTB/POZ domain-containing protein KCTD6 isoform X1: MERAPTQPLTIFSESGQRVLKQFPWNLGSPRPALEQMDNGDWGYMMTDPVTLNVGGHLYTTSLTTLTRYPDSMLGAMFGGDFPTARDPQGNYFIDRDGPLFRYVLNFLRTSELTLPLDFKEFDLLRKEADFYQIEPLIQCLNDPKPLYPVDTFEEVVELSSTRKLSKYSNPVAVIITQLTITTKVHSLLEGISNYFTKWNKHMMDTRDCQVSFTFGPCDYHQEVSLRVHLMEYITKQGFTIRNTRVHHMSERANENTVEHNWTFCRLARKTDD; this comes from the exons tTTCCCTGGAACCTGGGCTCCCCGAGACCGGCACTGGAGCAGATGGATAATGGAGACTGGGGCTATATG ATGACTGACCCAGTCACGTTAAATGTAGGTGGACACTTGTACACGACGTCTCTCACCACGTTGACGCGTTACCCGGATTCCATGCTTGGAGCCATGTTTGGGGGGGACTTCCCCACAGCTCGAGACCCTCAAGGCAATTACTTCATTGATCGAGATGGACCTCTTTTCCGATATGTCCTCAACTTCTTAAGAACTTCAGAGCTGACCTTACCCCTGGATTTTAAGGAATTTGATCTGCTTCGGAAAGAAGCAGACTTTTATCAGATTGAGCCCTTGATTCAGTGTCTCAATGACCCCAAGCCTTTGTATCCCGTGGATACTTTTGAAGAAGTTGTGGAGTTATCTAGTACCCGGAAGCTTTCTAAGTACTCCAATCCGGTAGCTGTCATCATAACGCAGTTAACCATTACCACCAAGGTCCATTCCTTACTAGAAGGCATATCAAACTATTTTACGAAGTGGAATAAGCACATGATGGACACCAGAGATTGCCAGGTGTCCTTTACTTTTGGACCCTGTGATTATCACCAGGAAGTCTCTCTCCGAGTCCACCTGATGGAGTACATTACCAAACAGGGTTTCACGATCCGCAACACACGAGTGCATCACATGAGCGAGCGGGCCAATGAGAACACAGTGGAACACAACTGGACTTTCTGCAGGCTGGCCCGGAAGACGGATGACTGA
- the KCTD6 gene encoding BTB/POZ domain-containing protein KCTD6 isoform X4, with protein sequence MDNGDWGYMMTDPVTLNVGGHLYTTSLTTLTRYPDSMLGAMFGGDFPTARDPQGNYFIDRDGPLFRYVLNFLRTSELTLPLDFKEFDLLRKEADFYQIEPLIQCLNDPKPLYPVDTFEEVVELSSTRKLSKYSNPVAVIITQLTITTKVHSLLEGISNYFTKWNKHMMDTRDCQVSFTFGPCDYHQEVSLRVHLMEYITKQGFTIRNTRVHHMSERANENTVEHNWTFCRLARKTDD encoded by the exons ATGGATAATGGAGACTGGGGCTATATG ATGACTGACCCAGTCACGTTAAATGTAGGTGGACACTTGTACACGACGTCTCTCACCACGTTGACGCGTTACCCGGATTCCATGCTTGGAGCCATGTTTGGGGGGGACTTCCCCACAGCTCGAGACCCTCAAGGCAATTACTTCATTGATCGAGATGGACCTCTTTTCCGATATGTCCTCAACTTCTTAAGAACTTCAGAGCTGACCTTACCCCTGGATTTTAAGGAATTTGATCTGCTTCGGAAAGAAGCAGACTTTTATCAGATTGAGCCCTTGATTCAGTGTCTCAATGACCCCAAGCCTTTGTATCCCGTGGATACTTTTGAAGAAGTTGTGGAGTTATCTAGTACCCGGAAGCTTTCTAAGTACTCCAATCCGGTAGCTGTCATCATAACGCAGTTAACCATTACCACCAAGGTCCATTCCTTACTAGAAGGCATATCAAACTATTTTACGAAGTGGAATAAGCACATGATGGACACCAGAGATTGCCAGGTGTCCTTTACTTTTGGACCCTGTGATTATCACCAGGAAGTCTCTCTCCGAGTCCACCTGATGGAGTACATTACCAAACAGGGTTTCACGATCCGCAACACACGAGTGCATCACATGAGCGAGCGGGCCAATGAGAACACAGTGGAACACAACTGGACTTTCTGCAGGCTGGCCCGGAAGACGGATGACTGA
- the KCTD6 gene encoding BTB/POZ domain-containing protein KCTD6 isoform X3, with amino-acid sequence MATFPWNLGSPRPALEQMDNGDWGYMMTDPVTLNVGGHLYTTSLTTLTRYPDSMLGAMFGGDFPTARDPQGNYFIDRDGPLFRYVLNFLRTSELTLPLDFKEFDLLRKEADFYQIEPLIQCLNDPKPLYPVDTFEEVVELSSTRKLSKYSNPVAVIITQLTITTKVHSLLEGISNYFTKWNKHMMDTRDCQVSFTFGPCDYHQEVSLRVHLMEYITKQGFTIRNTRVHHMSERANENTVEHNWTFCRLARKTDD; translated from the exons tTTCCCTGGAACCTGGGCTCCCCGAGACCGGCACTGGAGCAGATGGATAATGGAGACTGGGGCTATATG ATGACTGACCCAGTCACGTTAAATGTAGGTGGACACTTGTACACGACGTCTCTCACCACGTTGACGCGTTACCCGGATTCCATGCTTGGAGCCATGTTTGGGGGGGACTTCCCCACAGCTCGAGACCCTCAAGGCAATTACTTCATTGATCGAGATGGACCTCTTTTCCGATATGTCCTCAACTTCTTAAGAACTTCAGAGCTGACCTTACCCCTGGATTTTAAGGAATTTGATCTGCTTCGGAAAGAAGCAGACTTTTATCAGATTGAGCCCTTGATTCAGTGTCTCAATGACCCCAAGCCTTTGTATCCCGTGGATACTTTTGAAGAAGTTGTGGAGTTATCTAGTACCCGGAAGCTTTCTAAGTACTCCAATCCGGTAGCTGTCATCATAACGCAGTTAACCATTACCACCAAGGTCCATTCCTTACTAGAAGGCATATCAAACTATTTTACGAAGTGGAATAAGCACATGATGGACACCAGAGATTGCCAGGTGTCCTTTACTTTTGGACCCTGTGATTATCACCAGGAAGTCTCTCTCCGAGTCCACCTGATGGAGTACATTACCAAACAGGGTTTCACGATCCGCAACACACGAGTGCATCACATGAGCGAGCGGGCCAATGAGAACACAGTGGAACACAACTGGACTTTCTGCAGGCTGGCCCGGAAGACGGATGACTGA
- the KCTD6 gene encoding BTB/POZ domain-containing protein KCTD6 isoform X2: MRTVTCLFLFPKFPWNLGSPRPALEQMDNGDWGYMMTDPVTLNVGGHLYTTSLTTLTRYPDSMLGAMFGGDFPTARDPQGNYFIDRDGPLFRYVLNFLRTSELTLPLDFKEFDLLRKEADFYQIEPLIQCLNDPKPLYPVDTFEEVVELSSTRKLSKYSNPVAVIITQLTITTKVHSLLEGISNYFTKWNKHMMDTRDCQVSFTFGPCDYHQEVSLRVHLMEYITKQGFTIRNTRVHHMSERANENTVEHNWTFCRLARKTDD, from the exons ATGCGCACTGTCacatgtctttttctctttcccaagtTTCCCTGGAACCTGGGCTCCCCGAGACCGGCACTGGAGCAGATGGATAATGGAGACTGGGGCTATATG ATGACTGACCCAGTCACGTTAAATGTAGGTGGACACTTGTACACGACGTCTCTCACCACGTTGACGCGTTACCCGGATTCCATGCTTGGAGCCATGTTTGGGGGGGACTTCCCCACAGCTCGAGACCCTCAAGGCAATTACTTCATTGATCGAGATGGACCTCTTTTCCGATATGTCCTCAACTTCTTAAGAACTTCAGAGCTGACCTTACCCCTGGATTTTAAGGAATTTGATCTGCTTCGGAAAGAAGCAGACTTTTATCAGATTGAGCCCTTGATTCAGTGTCTCAATGACCCCAAGCCTTTGTATCCCGTGGATACTTTTGAAGAAGTTGTGGAGTTATCTAGTACCCGGAAGCTTTCTAAGTACTCCAATCCGGTAGCTGTCATCATAACGCAGTTAACCATTACCACCAAGGTCCATTCCTTACTAGAAGGCATATCAAACTATTTTACGAAGTGGAATAAGCACATGATGGACACCAGAGATTGCCAGGTGTCCTTTACTTTTGGACCCTGTGATTATCACCAGGAAGTCTCTCTCCGAGTCCACCTGATGGAGTACATTACCAAACAGGGTTTCACGATCCGCAACACACGAGTGCATCACATGAGCGAGCGGGCCAATGAGAACACAGTGGAACACAACTGGACTTTCTGCAGGCTGGCCCGGAAGACGGATGACTGA
- the KCTD6 gene encoding BTB/POZ domain-containing protein KCTD6 isoform X5 has translation MTDPVTLNVGGHLYTTSLTTLTRYPDSMLGAMFGGDFPTARDPQGNYFIDRDGPLFRYVLNFLRTSELTLPLDFKEFDLLRKEADFYQIEPLIQCLNDPKPLYPVDTFEEVVELSSTRKLSKYSNPVAVIITQLTITTKVHSLLEGISNYFTKWNKHMMDTRDCQVSFTFGPCDYHQEVSLRVHLMEYITKQGFTIRNTRVHHMSERANENTVEHNWTFCRLARKTDD, from the coding sequence ATGACTGACCCAGTCACGTTAAATGTAGGTGGACACTTGTACACGACGTCTCTCACCACGTTGACGCGTTACCCGGATTCCATGCTTGGAGCCATGTTTGGGGGGGACTTCCCCACAGCTCGAGACCCTCAAGGCAATTACTTCATTGATCGAGATGGACCTCTTTTCCGATATGTCCTCAACTTCTTAAGAACTTCAGAGCTGACCTTACCCCTGGATTTTAAGGAATTTGATCTGCTTCGGAAAGAAGCAGACTTTTATCAGATTGAGCCCTTGATTCAGTGTCTCAATGACCCCAAGCCTTTGTATCCCGTGGATACTTTTGAAGAAGTTGTGGAGTTATCTAGTACCCGGAAGCTTTCTAAGTACTCCAATCCGGTAGCTGTCATCATAACGCAGTTAACCATTACCACCAAGGTCCATTCCTTACTAGAAGGCATATCAAACTATTTTACGAAGTGGAATAAGCACATGATGGACACCAGAGATTGCCAGGTGTCCTTTACTTTTGGACCCTGTGATTATCACCAGGAAGTCTCTCTCCGAGTCCACCTGATGGAGTACATTACCAAACAGGGTTTCACGATCCGCAACACACGAGTGCATCACATGAGCGAGCGGGCCAATGAGAACACAGTGGAACACAACTGGACTTTCTGCAGGCTGGCCCGGAAGACGGATGACTGA